A genome region from Blautia coccoides includes the following:
- the tnpA gene encoding IS66 family insertion sequence element accessory protein TnpA, with protein sequence MTTTRKARVPMAEQIRLINECRQSGMTDADWCRENDIAVSTFYNWVSRCRKAAADQIPAPNYGHCGIAHSKQDVVPIDIVSDHLPEQHIASQMHQTNLDNSHTIEVSMNNVTIRISNDADPALLTRTLRLIRETSC encoded by the coding sequence ATGACAACTACTCGCAAAGCCCGTGTTCCGATGGCGGAACAGATCCGGCTTATCAATGAATGCCGCCAAAGCGGCATGACAGATGCTGACTGGTGTCGTGAAAACGATATCGCAGTAAGCACTTTTTATAACTGGGTCAGCCGCTGCAGAAAAGCAGCAGCGGATCAGATCCCGGCACCGAATTATGGTCATTGTGGGATCGCGCATTCAAAACAGGATGTGGTTCCCATTGACATTGTTTCGGATCACCTTCCAGAACAGCATATAGCATCGCAGATGCACCAAACGAACCTTGACAATTCACATACGATTGAAGTGTCCATGAATAATGTAACAATCCGCATCAGCAATGATGCCGATCCTGCCCTGCTCACCAGGACACTCCGCCTGATCCGGGAGACCTCATGTTAG